A genomic region of Plasmodium cynomolgi strain B DNA, chromosome 5, whole genome shotgun sequence contains the following coding sequences:
- a CDS encoding hypothetical protein (putative), with the protein MDLENTICNLVKIPLCYLEPLAIVKYEKNNYFNVHHDGTFRRATLLIYLNDVDEDGETIFPHYNLSIKPIQGSGIFWYNNIPVEEEYAITYCDKSNLEKFSIDIINDELGNMYIADMTMLHKANKVSDEYKYVINCFFNINIVRNV; encoded by the exons ATGGACTTAGAAAATACAATATGTAACTTGGTCAAAATACCGCTGTGCTATTTGGAACCCCTAGCCATTGTAAaatatgagaaaaataattacttcAATGTGCACCATGACGGGACCTTTAGGAGGGCCACTCTTTTAATATACCTGAACGACGTCGATGAAGATGGGGAAACCATTTTCCCACATTATAATTTATCTATCAAGCCCATTCAAGGGTCCGGTATTTTCTGGTACAACAACATCCCCGTGGAAGAGGAATATGCCATTACGTACTGC gaTAAGTCCAACttagaaaaattttccattgaTATCATTAATGACGAACTGGGAAATATGTATATCGCAGACATGACTATGCTGCACAAGGCCAACAAAGTTTCAGATGAAtacaaatatgtaataaattgttttttcaaTATTAATATAGTTAGGAATGTATGA
- a CDS encoding U6 snRNA-associated Sm-like protein LSm8 (putative), with protein sequence MTSINIESYLENEILVITNDSRIFTGKLKGFDQTTNIILGNCYERIYKESLEKISLGLYIIRGDTVTLIGEIDEDVDKNILHHKIKPEMLKPIVH encoded by the exons ATGACGTCTATAAATATCGAATCGTACTTAGAAA ACGAAATATTAGTCATAACCAATGATAGTCGAATTTTTACCGGCAAACTGAAAGGCTTCGACCAAACGACCAACATCATCCTTGGAAATTGCTACGAGAGGATTTACAAAGAATCGCTGGAGAAAATAAGCTTGGGCCTGTACATCATACGAGGAGACACCGT AACCCTAATTGGCGAGATCGATGAGGATGTCGATAAAAACATTCTGCACCACAAGATAAAACCAGAGATGTTGAAGCCG ATTGTACACTAG
- a CDS encoding prohibitin putative → MKPKVINTTTGTRDLQIVTLSLRLLFRPHTKQLPYLHSTLGPDYDERVLPSIGNEVLKAVVAKYNAESLLTQRDKISKEIRESITARAKHFNILLDDVAITHLSYGKEFAKAIEDKQVAQQESERVKFIVAKTEQEKIAAVIKAQGEAEAAKLISSAVKEYGNSLLEIRKLEAAKEIAENL, encoded by the coding sequence atgaaacccAAAGTGATAAATACGACGACGGGAACGAGGGATCTACAGATTGTTACCCTTAGTTTGAGGCTTCTCTTTAGACCGCACACAAAGCAGTTGCCCTACTTACATAGTACCCTGGGGCCCGATTATGATGAGCGTGTTTTGCCGTCCATAGGGAATGAAGTACTAAAGGCAGTTGTTGCAAAGTACAATGCAGAATCACTTTTAACTCAAAGAGATAAAATTTCGAAAGAAATCAGAGAAAGCATAACGGCACGAGCTAAACACTTTAACATCCTGTTGGACGATGTAGCCATTACACACCTCAGTTATGGAAAAGAATTTGCAAAGGCCATCGAAGATAAGCAGGTGGCTCAGCAAGAAAGTGAGCGAGTGAAGTTTATTGTAGCTAAAACTGAACAGGAGAAAATCGCGGCTGTTATTAAAGCAcagggagaagcggaggcAGCTAAGTTAATTTCCTCAGCTGTTAAAGAGTATGGAAATAGTTTACTTGAAATTAGAAAGTTAGAAGCTGCAAAAGAAATAGCTGAGAATTTAA
- a CDS encoding hypothetical protein (putative), translating into MPQWGAGNSRAIEARMRKKMEKDKKQKELEEKKLDEYWKDDDKKAQAKIQRKMEAESKRQQKLDRKKELRELYGEEEKSLKSNKESKTTSSKVTQAQILQRLIEEKKKEMQEDKKKKNNLNVHEMELEDNINHIQRDEINDYDEYINATGIDNVISALDNVSFEKTKKVKVLSKKVGTILSIWYHTNAYKKFEEENLPLIKEQYKGLKLSQFKQILWKQRRLLRQRG; encoded by the exons ATGCCGCAATGGGGGGCAGGAAATTCGAGGGCGATCGAGGCcaggatgagaaaaaaaatggaaaaagacaagaagcagaaagagctggaggagaagaagttgGATGAGTACTGGAAGGACGATGATAAGAAGGCCCAGGCGAAAATTCAGAGGAAG ATGGAAGCCGAAAGCAAAAGACAACAGAAACTTgacaggaaaaaagaattaaggGAATTAtacggagaagaagaaaagtcCCTCAAGTCGAACAAAGAAAGT aAAACTACCAGTTCCAAGGTGACCCAGGCGCAAATCTTGCAAAGGCTCAtcgaggagaagaagaaagaaatgcAGGAggataagaagaagaag aATAACCTTAACGTGCATGAGATGGAGCTAGAGGACAACATCAACCACATCCAGAGGGACGAAATTAATGACTATGATGAGTATATAAATG cAACCGGAATCGATAATGTCATTTCTGCGTTAGACAACGTCTCATttgaaaaaaccaaaaaagtgaaagtt TTATCCAAAAAAGTGGGCACTATTTTGTCCATTTGGTACCATACAAAC GCCTATAAAAAATTCGAGGAGGAAAATCTACCGCTTATTAAGGAGCAGTACAAGGGGTTGAAGCTCTCACAGTTTAAGCAAATATTATGGAAGcag agaCGATTATTACGACAAAGGGGTTAA